The following is a genomic window from Bacteroidia bacterium.
CGCAGGAATTCCCTGTATGATATCCCGAACGGGATACACCGGAGAACTCGGTTTCGAACTGTACACCACGGCCGATGAGGCTGCCGCTGTACGGTTGTGGGACGCCATCTTCGAGGCAGGCAAAGAATTCGACATCGAGCCGATCGGATTGGGTGCGCGCGACACCTTACGGCTCGAAGTGGGTTTCTGCCTGTACGGAAACGACATTGACCAGACTACCCATCCGCTCGAAGCCAAGCTCGGTTGGATTACCAAGTTGCAGAAGGGCGATTTCATCGGCAGGGATGCCATGATGAAGGCAAAGGAAGAAGGCTTAAAGCGCGCGCTTGTCGGTATGACGGTTGAGGGCCGCCTGGTACCGCGTCATGGGTATCCCATTTCCGTAAGCGGGACCGAATGCGGCGTGATCACCTCCGGCACCATGTCACCCATGCTGGAAAAGGGCATCGCCATGGGGTATGTCCCGGTCGAGCATAGCCAGCCAGGAAGCCAGATCGATGTCATGATTCGTAATCAGATGGTACCGGCCACGGTGGTTAGGTTGCCGTTCATCGAGAAACAATAAAGGAGGTCGCTTCCGCCCGGTCACACCTTTTTGCACAGGATTTCGTTCACTGTTCCTGCAGCGAAGTGGCGGGGGGAGCGAAACGCTCCGCGTTGAGAAGAAAAAACAAACATAACGCACAGGAAGCCGCTCCGACGCCGAAGAGGAGTCTGGATGCAAAGCGCAAGCTCGACATCATCGGCATGATGATGATGGTACTCGCGCTGCTTCTCCTTTTAGCCTTCGTTTCGCATTCGCATGCGGATGAGACGGTTGCCGACGTCGGCATGGTGGACTTTCTGCGGTTGTTTGGCGGTGATCCTGAGATTCAGGCGCGGGCCGACACGACATCCAACTGGTTGGGACTATTCGGCGCGATCATCGCGAACTTCTTTATCAACATCACCGTCGGATATTTCTCAATCGCCTTCCCCATACTCCTCATGCTCTGGGGGTGGTCCATTTTCCGAAGGCGCGACCTGAGAACACTCGCGTATTACACGAATTACTCACTTGTGCTCGTGCTTCTGCTGTCCGCGTTTCTCGGCTTGCTGCGGCTGATCTCATGGATGCCCGATATCTCCGTATCCTGGTCGGGCAACATAGGAGATTTCGTCGCCGGTTTGATTTCGCGGCTCATCGGTACCACGGGCGGAATCATCATCATCTTCGCCACGATAGTGATTCTCGCGGTCGTAGCCGTGGACTACGATATTCAGGCATCGCTGGACAGAGTGAGGAACGGATGGCGCTGGGTGATGGACAGAATCGGCGGAAAGGCGACAACGTTACAAGCCGCGTTCCAGACCGAGCGTGAAGCGCTTGCCTCGGAATTGCGCGAGAGCCCCGCGGCAAGCAGCGTTGACGCCCCCCCCGCAGTGGTGAAGAGCAAAAAAACCGCTTCAGCGAAGGGTGATGTGCCCGAGCCGTCACCGGTGGTATTGCAGCCGCTTCAACGCCAGACACAGGTTTCGATCGCCCGGCCGTGGAGTGCCGACGCACCCTCGGACGTGCCATCCTATGCTGTCGACGATGCGGGGACCCCGCGTTCCAACGGCACCATCTCGCGCGACGCCATCGACGGGTTGCGCGAAATTTTCGGTCCTGCGCCCGATGCTGCCGCGGCAGCTGGTCCCGTTGCCGCCTCAACAGGCGCGGGGTCCACAGCTTCGGCGAAAGCCGCGGGTGAAGCAACTGAGCGCGTCCGGGAGAAAAACGGTGCTACACCGCGATTGACCGACCACGGGAGCGATACACTAAAAGCCGCGAAGCACGATCCTCCGAAGGATGATCCCGACATCGCTGCGGACATCCCTTTGTCCAGCGTGATGCTCAACGAGCACGAGCGAAAGGCGGTTCAGCAAGCTGTTGCCCGCAAGGTGATGCAGTCCGAAGCGGACGAAGACATTGATTCCATCAATCAGAAACTTGCGAAGACTCGCCTGGAATACACGATGCCGCCGCCGGATTTGCTGGATCCCCAGCGCAGCGGAAGTACCGTATCGGATGCAGAACTTCGACTGAAAGCCGACCAGGTCAAGGAGAAACTTGCTGTATTCGGTATCGGCATCACGAGCATTTCCGTTGCCCCGGGACCAGTGGTGACGCTCTTTGAGCTCGTACCCGATTCCAGTGTCAAGATCAGCAAAATTGTTTCGCTTGCGGATGATCTCGCTCTTGCTCTTGCCGCGCGCGGAATACGCATCATCGCGCCTATTCCCGGGAAGAGCGCGGTGGGCATCGAAATACCGAATAATCAGCCCGAAATTGTCGGCTTTCGTTCCGTCGTGACGTCGCCGGAGTTTCAGCGTTCCCGGCACAAGCTCACCCTCGGCATGGGTAAATCCATCAACGGCACCGTCGTCTGCGACGATCTGGCGAAGATGCCACATCTGCTCATTGCCGGCGCGACCGGTTCCGGAAAAAGCGTCGGTATCAATGTGATGATCACGAGTCTGCTGTACCGGATGCGTCCGCAGGATGTGAAGTTTGTGATGATCGATCCGAAGAAAATCGAGCTCGCACAGTACCGGGGGTTGAATCGTCACTTCCTTGCGGTGTGCGCGGATATTGATGAAGAGATCATCACCGATCCCGCCAACGCGGTGATTGTGTTGAAGAGTCTGGAGTTGGAGATGGATATGCGTTACACCAAGCTGGCCAAGGCGGGTGTACGACATGTGGATGATTACAACGAGAAGGTGAAGACCGGCCAGTTGCGTGACAGTGAAACGCTCAAGCACTATCAGCTCCCCTGCATTGTCGTCATTATAGACGAACTTGCGGATTTGATGATCACCGCCGCCCGCGAGGTGGAGGAACCGATAGCGCGTCTCGCCCAGCTCGCCCGTGCAGTCGGCATACATCTTGTTGTCGCCACGCAGCGTCCGTCCGTCGACGTCATCACCGGTGTCATCAAGGCCAACTTCCCTGCGCGCGTGGCATTTCAGGTTGCGAGCCGCATTGATTCGCGCACCGTGCTGGATACGCAGGGAGCGGAGCAATTACTCGGCAACGGCGATATGTTGTTTGTTCCCGGTGGCCATCCGAAGCCGGTACGCATTCAGAACGCCTATCTCTCCACCGCCGAAGTGGAGCGGGTAGTAGAATTCATTTCAGAGCAACAGGGTTTTCAAAGGCCCTATACTCTGCCGTCGGTGCGTGCGCTGCAGAAAACGAAATCACGCGATGAGACGGAAGGATTTGACGATCTGGTCTATGAAGCCGCCCGCCTCATTGTCCGGCATCAGCAGGGCTCGGTGTCGCTGTTGCAGCGTCGGCTCAAGATCGGGTATTCGCGGGCCGCGCGCATTGTGGATCAACTCGAGACCGTGGGTATCGTCGGACCCTACGACGGGAGCAAAGCCCGTCAGGTCATGGTAGAAGACGAATCCACTCTCGAGTCCATTTTACAGGAGCTTTGAAATGTTGAGAAACAGTACACGCCTGTTGGCGATTGCGATGCTTGTCGTTCTCCCGTTGTCCTTTGCTTTGAGCATCGATGCCCGCGAGATTATAGAGAATGTGCAAGAGCGCTACGATGATTTGAAGGATGTCACGATTTCGTTTCAGCAGTCTGTCCGTTTCCGCGTTTCCCGCTCGGAGCAGTCGGTCAAAGGCACGCTCTATTTTAAGAAGCCGAACAAATACCGCATCGAAACGGAGGAGCGTACCGTCGTAACGGACGGCAAGACGTCGTGGTCGTACAATCAGAAGAATCGGCAGGTAGTCATCGACACGTATAAGCCGGATGCGCACGGTCTTTCACCGGAGCGTCTGCTTCTTCAGTATCCCAAGGATTATTATTCGACACTGGTGGGTGAGGAGCAGGTAGGCAAGCTCAAGTGCCACGTGCTGAAACTCACACCGAAGGAGGACAATTCATTTGCGACGGCGCTCAAGATTTGGGTGAGCAAAGATTGGTACATCAGGAAGGTGGAGGTGACGGACATCAACGGCGCGGTGACGACGTACGTGATTGAAACGCTTTCTGCGGATCAGAAACTGCCGGACAGCAGGTTCGAGTTTCAGGTCCCGGACAAATCGGAGATAATTGATCTGCGGTAATTGAGTCCCGCGGTCATAGCGATACATCCATCGGACAACAAACACAAAAGGCGCCACCGTCAGCGGAGCGTCACACGGGTAAAAACGTGATGTCATTATTTTGACAACAGCTACTCTGAAGCCCGTAAGTTGTTGAAAATGAATGTCTCATTTTTTGGCAATGTTTTTGCATTGTATCCTGAGGCCATTTTCCCCCTTTTCAGGGGATGATAAGAAAGCCCGAAACATTCTTGATTGGTATCACAACGACCGCTATATTACTGAATTCCATTTTTTCGACAGATGATATTGAACGCGAATAGAATTAACAAACAATGTGGAAATTCGAAGGAGGAACGAATCACCA
Proteins encoded in this region:
- the gcvT gene encoding glycine cleavage system aminomethyltransferase GcvT; this translates as MKRTAFHDIHVRLGAKMVEFAGFHMPIQYSGIIAEHKRVRSTVGVFDVTHMGEFEVRGADAFSFVQRMTTNDVTKLAEGQVQYSTMCYDHGGIVDDLLVYHCGDFLQLVVNASNLEKDFNWLKEHIQGDVQLIDKSDETALLAVQGPKSLDTLQKLTSTDLSSLKYYTFTRGDIAGIPCMISRTGYTGELGFELYTTADEAAAVRLWDAIFEAGKEFDIEPIGLGARDTLRLEVGFCLYGNDIDQTTHPLEAKLGWITKLQKGDFIGRDAMMKAKEEGLKRALVGMTVEGRLVPRHGYPISVSGTECGVITSGTMSPMLEKGIAMGYVPVEHSQPGSQIDVMIRNQMVPATVVRLPFIEKQ
- a CDS encoding DNA translocase FtsK; translation: MRRKNKHNAQEAAPTPKRSLDAKRKLDIIGMMMMVLALLLLLAFVSHSHADETVADVGMVDFLRLFGGDPEIQARADTTSNWLGLFGAIIANFFINITVGYFSIAFPILLMLWGWSIFRRRDLRTLAYYTNYSLVLVLLLSAFLGLLRLISWMPDISVSWSGNIGDFVAGLISRLIGTTGGIIIIFATIVILAVVAVDYDIQASLDRVRNGWRWVMDRIGGKATTLQAAFQTEREALASELRESPAASSVDAPPAVVKSKKTASAKGDVPEPSPVVLQPLQRQTQVSIARPWSADAPSDVPSYAVDDAGTPRSNGTISRDAIDGLREIFGPAPDAAAAAGPVAASTGAGSTASAKAAGEATERVREKNGATPRLTDHGSDTLKAAKHDPPKDDPDIAADIPLSSVMLNEHERKAVQQAVARKVMQSEADEDIDSINQKLAKTRLEYTMPPPDLLDPQRSGSTVSDAELRLKADQVKEKLAVFGIGITSISVAPGPVVTLFELVPDSSVKISKIVSLADDLALALAARGIRIIAPIPGKSAVGIEIPNNQPEIVGFRSVVTSPEFQRSRHKLTLGMGKSINGTVVCDDLAKMPHLLIAGATGSGKSVGINVMITSLLYRMRPQDVKFVMIDPKKIELAQYRGLNRHFLAVCADIDEEIITDPANAVIVLKSLELEMDMRYTKLAKAGVRHVDDYNEKVKTGQLRDSETLKHYQLPCIVVIIDELADLMITAAREVEEPIARLAQLARAVGIHLVVATQRPSVDVITGVIKANFPARVAFQVASRIDSRTVLDTQGAEQLLGNGDMLFVPGGHPKPVRIQNAYLSTAEVERVVEFISEQQGFQRPYTLPSVRALQKTKSRDETEGFDDLVYEAARLIVRHQQGSVSLLQRRLKIGYSRAARIVDQLETVGIVGPYDGSKARQVMVEDESTLESILQEL
- the lolA gene encoding outer membrane lipoprotein chaperone LolA, which gives rise to MLRNSTRLLAIAMLVVLPLSFALSIDAREIIENVQERYDDLKDVTISFQQSVRFRVSRSEQSVKGTLYFKKPNKYRIETEERTVVTDGKTSWSYNQKNRQVVIDTYKPDAHGLSPERLLLQYPKDYYSTLVGEEQVGKLKCHVLKLTPKEDNSFATALKIWVSKDWYIRKVEVTDINGAVTTYVIETLSADQKLPDSRFEFQVPDKSEIIDLR